TCATTGTTATGACCGGTAAGGTGGACACCTACATTACGGTCAGGAGTGCCGTAATTATGGTCACCTACAAATGTACGCTCCACAAGCTGCTGCTTTTTGGATGAGGTCAGGAACTCGCGGGAAAATGGGAAGTTCTTGTTACCAACAGCTATCTTTATGTTCGGAAACCCTTTATACTGCATGTAAGCGTCTTTTATTGCAATCTCGTTATCACCCTCTGCCTTGCCCATATCCCACTGAAACTTGCCCTTCCAGTCCTTGTGCAGACTGCCCTCAATGTACGGACGGAAACGGCGGAAAAATACCTTGTCGCTGGAATCCCCACTGTCGGGATCCTTATAATGATACTGCAGCTGAATCCTGCCGCCCAACTTAACATACTTATCATCCTTCTTATAGACGGTTATTCCGGCAGCATCAGCAGCCTGCGGAATATAGATATTTGCGATTATGGCAATTGCCAGTACAGCAAAAAAGACCTTCACGAATCTCAGTGTTGCTATCATTTTTCTCCTCCTTAGGTTTATCAGTGTTATTGCACTTTCTGTACAGCTCGGCTTAACGGCTTATATTTTCTACATACACACATTATTTATACCTTTCTTCATTCACCTCCTCTCGGAAATCTTTAATCGATTATGTTTAGTGTCAATCTTACCCTGCCGAAGTTACGGGAATATGACAGTAATGTTAATTTTCCATGATTTCCCCTGCCACTACCGGCACTCTCCTGAAACCCGGGCAAAGACTTCACGCATGCCGGGCAGTGAAGCCTGTTGTGAAAATACTCCGGGTTGCCTTTAAACTCTCATATCTGTTAGCCTCAACAGGGCTATCACATATATGCAGATAAAGGAGGTTTGCCCGGGCTTGAGAAGGATCAGATTAACACTGCAGTATGACGGTACAAACTACTCCGGCTGGCAGGTACAGCCTGACAGGGTCACTATTCAGGGAGTCATTGAGACAAGGCTGAGAAAGATGACCGGGGAGGAGACGATGGTGCTTTCTGCAGGGCGGACGGATGCAGGGGTTCACGCACTGCAGCAGGTGGCATCCTTTGACACGGCATCCCAACATCCGCCCGGGGTTTTTCAGAAGGCCCTGAACGGAATGCTCCCTCCGGACATAAGGATAATCTCCTCTGAATATGCCGGCGATGATTTCCACCCGCGCTACAGTGCAAAGGCAAAAAGTTATTTCTATCTGATCGATTGCTCGGAGACAGGAAACCCCTTTACAGGAAGGTACAGCTATTACTGCAAATACAGGCTCGACAGTGAAAAGATGATCAAGGCAGCAGCCTGTCTCACAGGCAGACATGATTTTTCATCTTTCAGGGCATCCGGTTGCGGCGCCAGGTCACCGGTAAGGGAGATATATGATATAAAGGTTGAGCAGATGAATACAATTGAGTTTCTGACTGTTGGCTTTTCAGGTTTATTTATCAGGATATCTGTTAAGGGGAATGCCTTTTTGAGACATATGGTGCGCAACATTGCAGGTACCATGATTGAGGTTGGAAGAAACAGGATAAGTCCTGAAGGGCTGAAGGCTATACTTGAGGCAAGGAACAGGAGACTCGCCGGTCCCGCAGCCCCTGCCAGAGGGCTTTTTCTCGAAAGGGTCTTTTATTAGATGCCCCTCTCCTCCCGTTCAATCTTTTCAAGCTCTTCCCTCTTTTCCATGCAGTCAACACAGTATATTGCAAAGGGAATTATCTTTAGTCTCTCCTCGCTGATTTCAGAGCCGCAGTCTTCACAAATCCCGTAAGTACCCTCATTCAATTTCCTTAAAGCCTCGTCTATCTTGTTGAGGGTCTGCTTATGAACCGTCAGTTTTTGCAGGTTGAGGTCTTCGGCCAAATCAACAACAGACCAGTCTCCATCATCAAGGGCTGTCTCTGCAAGCTGCCTGTTCTCTCCCCTGATGAACTTCCCGATCTCGTTTTTTGCCTCCCGGATAATTTCCTGCCTTTTGCTAATGAGCAGCTTTCTCAGCCGTTCCTTTCTCTGCTCCTCGCTCTCTTCAGGCTCTTTGCTTTTAGCCTTCTTTCTTGGCATTATCCACCTCTTTCTTCTCTGCTACGCCTTCTTTATATACTTCCACGATACTCCTGATCTTTATGCCGGCTGCCTTCAATGCCTTCTGTATGTCCGGTAGCCTTGCATCTTCAACTTTTACCATAAAATTTGCATTCATAGTGCCTCCTCTTAGAAAGTAAGTAGAAAAAAGCAGCCTGTTCTGCCTGCCTATACTTCCATTATCTCCTTTTCCTTATGCTGCAGCACCTCATCTATTGTTTTTATATAGGTATCGGTAAGCTTTTGTATCTCTTCAAGCCCCTTCTTGATGTCGTCCTCACTGATATGTTTATCTTTCTCAAGTTTTTTCAGTCCTTCATTGGTCTCTCTGCGGATATTTCTTATTGCAACCCTTGCCTCCTCTGCACGCTTCCTCACGACCTTGACAAGCTGCTTCCGCCGCTCTTCCGTCAGCGGGGGAATGGCAATCCTGATGACCTTGCCGTCGTTTGAAGGGTTAAGCCCGAGGTCAGAGTGAAGG
This region of Nitrospirota bacterium genomic DNA includes:
- the truA gene encoding tRNA pseudouridine(38-40) synthase TruA yields the protein MRRIRLTLQYDGTNYSGWQVQPDRVTIQGVIETRLRKMTGEETMVLSAGRTDAGVHALQQVASFDTASQHPPGVFQKALNGMLPPDIRIISSEYAGDDFHPRYSAKAKSYFYLIDCSETGNPFTGRYSYYCKYRLDSEKMIKAAACLTGRHDFSSFRASGCGARSPVREIYDIKVEQMNTIEFLTVGFSGLFIRISVKGNAFLRHMVRNIAGTMIEVGRNRISPEGLKAILEARNRRLAGPAAPARGLFLERVFY
- a CDS encoding TraR/DksA C4-type zinc finger protein, producing MPRKKAKSKEPEESEEQRKERLRKLLISKRQEIIREAKNEIGKFIRGENRQLAETALDDGDWSVVDLAEDLNLQKLTVHKQTLNKIDEALRKLNEGTYGICEDCGSEISEERLKIIPFAIYCVDCMEKREELEKIEREERGI
- the frr gene encoding ribosome recycling factor — encoded protein: MDRELKKKAKEKMEKAIEVFKKDLGSIRTGRASTSLLDNISVDYYGTQTPLNQVASLSVPEPRVIVIQPWEQALIPVIEKAILHSDLGLNPSNDGKVIRIAIPPLTEERRKQLVKVVRKRAEEARVAIRNIRRETNEGLKKLEKDKHISEDDIKKGLEEIQKLTDTYIKTIDEVLQHKEKEIMEV